A single Klebsiella variicola DNA region contains:
- a CDS encoding FGGY-family carbohydrate kinase, with amino-acid sequence MDFYLGIDIGTSRVKAVLFDQHFTACASAAENTSPRLSANGYAEQDMTQLWHSVLAILRQIARHPALQAGRLRAIGLAGQGEGVWLSDEQGEPVGPGILWSDTRSHELMSDLLRRPGFDRRYFADTGTHLQPCNTSLQLYWLKQYQPARLAAARYLFFAKDWIRFRLTGVAALELTDASSSLLNQQTGSWSSVVMNEMGLNELLPLFPPLLAPDAPAGTLSDAVAALTGLPAATPVAAGALDVCSAALGCGAVNEGDIYTILGTTCCTGIVCRGPQTVNEATRFVTHTEAGQVISLFPMQAGTPNIDWLQQHISLDADLDRLEQAIAEVEPGSGGVFWQPYLNGERAPFYSPDARAGFFGISPHTTRAELQRAVFEGLAFAIVDALQGYPQGGELYLTGGGAASATWLQIIADCTGRTVVSSAFNELSARGAAILAARSVAALAETPPLAQTRYQPRPQAHARYAALYPVYRLLREQMLPVWQARQAALQPLSQDVQP; translated from the coding sequence ATGGATTTTTATCTTGGGATCGATATCGGCACCTCGCGGGTGAAAGCGGTGCTGTTTGATCAGCATTTCACCGCCTGCGCCAGCGCCGCGGAAAATACCTCACCCCGCCTGTCGGCCAATGGCTACGCGGAACAGGATATGACCCAACTGTGGCATTCGGTGCTGGCTATTCTGCGCCAGATTGCCCGCCACCCGGCGCTGCAGGCGGGGCGGCTGCGGGCCATCGGCCTCGCCGGGCAAGGGGAGGGGGTCTGGCTCAGCGATGAGCAGGGCGAACCGGTGGGCCCGGGGATCCTGTGGAGCGATACCCGCAGCCACGAGCTGATGAGCGACCTGCTGCGCCGACCCGGCTTCGACCGCCGCTATTTCGCCGATACCGGCACCCACCTGCAGCCCTGCAATACCAGCCTGCAGCTGTACTGGCTGAAACAGTATCAGCCGGCGCGGCTGGCGGCCGCGCGCTATCTGTTTTTCGCCAAGGACTGGATCCGCTTTCGCCTGACCGGCGTGGCGGCGCTGGAGTTGACGGACGCCAGCAGCTCGTTACTCAATCAGCAGACCGGCAGCTGGTCCTCGGTGGTGATGAATGAGATGGGGCTGAACGAACTGCTGCCGCTGTTTCCCCCGCTGCTGGCCCCGGATGCTCCGGCTGGCACGCTGAGCGATGCGGTGGCGGCGCTGACCGGGCTGCCCGCCGCGACGCCGGTGGCCGCCGGGGCGCTGGATGTCTGTAGCGCCGCGCTGGGCTGCGGCGCGGTCAACGAAGGGGATATCTACACGATCCTCGGCACTACCTGCTGCACCGGGATCGTCTGCCGCGGCCCGCAGACGGTGAACGAGGCGACGCGCTTTGTCACCCATACCGAAGCCGGGCAGGTGATCTCGCTGTTTCCGATGCAGGCCGGTACGCCAAACATTGACTGGCTGCAGCAGCATATTTCGCTGGACGCCGATCTGGATCGGCTGGAGCAGGCGATCGCGGAGGTGGAGCCAGGCAGCGGCGGCGTCTTCTGGCAGCCGTACCTCAATGGCGAACGCGCGCCGTTTTACAGCCCGGACGCGCGGGCCGGCTTTTTCGGCATTAGCCCGCACACCACCCGCGCCGAACTGCAGCGCGCGGTGTTTGAAGGCCTGGCCTTCGCCATTGTCGATGCGCTACAGGGTTATCCGCAGGGCGGCGAGCTGTATCTGACCGGCGGCGGCGCAGCCTCTGCGACCTGGCTGCAGATTATCGCCGACTGTACCGGGCGTACGGTGGTCTCCAGCGCCTTTAACGAACTGAGCGCGCGCGGCGCGGCGATTCTGGCGGCCCGCAGCGTCGCGGCGCTGGCCGAGACGCCTCCGCTGGCGCAGACCCGCTAT
- a CDS encoding methylthioribulose 1-phosphate dehydratase → MWQERLAQLVTTCHWIGAKGWAPATGGNMSVRQDDTWCWLSESGRDKGSLTTEDFLQVEIATNQAPSGRKPSAETGLHTLVYRLFPEANVVLHVHTVNATVLSRIEKSDTLALQGYEMQKTLSGQHSHLDTVPVAIFDNDQDIDALAARIADYAQTRPLRYGFLLRGHGLTCWGKDIQEARRQLEGLEFLFECELMRRRYEP, encoded by the coding sequence ATGTGGCAAGAAAGACTCGCGCAACTGGTCACCACCTGTCATTGGATCGGGGCGAAAGGCTGGGCGCCGGCGACCGGCGGCAATATGTCGGTGCGTCAGGATGACACCTGGTGCTGGCTAAGCGAGTCGGGCCGCGACAAAGGCAGCCTGACGACCGAGGATTTTCTGCAGGTTGAGATCGCCACCAACCAGGCGCCTTCCGGACGGAAGCCGTCGGCCGAGACCGGCCTGCACACCCTGGTGTATCGCCTGTTCCCGGAAGCCAACGTGGTGCTGCATGTGCATACCGTCAACGCCACCGTGCTGTCGCGCATCGAAAAAAGCGACACGCTGGCGCTGCAGGGGTATGAAATGCAGAAAACCCTTAGCGGGCAGCACAGCCATCTCGATACTGTTCCGGTCGCCATCTTTGATAATGACCAGGATATTGACGCCCTGGCGGCGCGGATTGCCGATTATGCGCAAACGCGCCCGCTGCGCTACGGCTTTCTGCTGCGCGGCCACGGCCTGACCTGCTGGGGGAAAGATATTCAGGAGGCCCGCCGTCAACTGGAGGGGCTGGAGTTCCTGTTCGAGTGCGAGCTGATGCGCCGCCGCTACGAGCCCTGA